Proteins from one Erysipelothrix larvae genomic window:
- a CDS encoding DUF4314 domain-containing protein gives MMIISKERLHHLREKYPVGCRVELLRMDDFQAPVIGTKGTVIGVDDIGSIMVSWDTGSSLSVVYGEDLCRRIDDDR, from the coding sequence ATGATGATAATCAGTAAGGAAAGACTACATCATCTTCGTGAAAAGTATCCTGTTGGATGCCGTGTAGAACTTTTAAGGATGGATGACTTTCAAGCACCAGTTATTGGAACAAAAGGAACAGTAATAGGCGTAGATGATATTGGTTCAATCATGGTGTCTTGGGACACGGGGTCTAGTTTATCCGTTGTTTATGGAGAAGACCTTTGCAGGAGGATTGACGATGACAGATAA
- a CDS encoding VRR-NUC domain-containing protein, with the protein MQEKYIEQKLVATVKSMGGIAPKFVSPGIDGMPDRIVLLPMGRIAFVECKATGKKMRPLQNKRKKQLEALGFLVYCLDDIEQIGGILSEIQST; encoded by the coding sequence ATGCAAGAAAAATATATAGAACAAAAACTGGTAGCGACAGTAAAAAGCATGGGAGGTATTGCCCCGAAATTTGTGAGTCCTGGAATAGATGGAATGCCCGACCGCATCGTGTTACTTCCCATGGGAAGAATCGCCTTTGTCGAATGTAAGGCGACAGGGAAAAAGATGCGTCCTTTACAGAATAAAAGAAAGAAGCAATTAGAGGCATTAGGCTTTTTGGTCTATTGCCTGGATGATATAGAACAGATTGGAGGGATACTTAGTGAAATACAATCCACATGA
- a CDS encoding virulence protein translates to MVIKYNVTGADRKRLVTTLSKITGVKAKYLGMPSMAYEVGDFIIDKNGTLEQGGKADSEEIESVAEHLLSEGFTPMEETKGTEAAQTADSGMFGLCISMPRNSFTDTALENVKAIIQVKGELIRHALRLDDLPIKISEEEVSFPWFEEMPSPEEVQAYTHFISALCEMARNQKRIMAKEKETPNEKYAFRCFLLRLGFIGKEYKEERKILLRNLTGSSAFKGGAKNDDNQ, encoded by the coding sequence ATGGTCATTAAATATAACGTAACAGGAGCAGACCGAAAAAGGCTAGTTACAACACTGAGCAAAATTACAGGTGTGAAAGCAAAGTATCTAGGAATGCCTAGCATGGCTTATGAGGTGGGGGATTTTATCATCGACAAGAATGGAACACTTGAACAAGGTGGCAAGGCAGATAGCGAAGAAATCGAAAGTGTGGCCGAGCATTTATTAAGTGAGGGCTTTACCCCAATGGAAGAAACTAAGGGCACAGAGGCCGCACAAACGGCGGACAGCGGAATGTTTGGTCTTTGTATCTCCATGCCAAGAAACAGCTTTACTGATACAGCATTAGAAAACGTAAAAGCAATCATTCAGGTAAAAGGCGAACTGATTCGTCATGCTTTGCGGCTAGACGATTTACCGATTAAGATTTCAGAAGAGGAAGTCTCATTTCCTTGGTTTGAAGAAATGCCTTCACCAGAAGAGGTACAAGCGTATACCCACTTTATTTCAGCTCTTTGTGAGATGGCAAGGAATCAAAAACGCATCATGGCAAAAGAAAAGGAAACTCCGAATGAGAAATATGCATTTCGATGCTTTTTACTGCGCCTTGGCTTTATCGGAAAAGAATATAAGGAAGAACGAAAAATACTGCTTAGAAACCTAACAGGTTCATCGGCATTTAAAGGAGGAGCTAAAAATGATGATAATCAGTAA
- a CDS encoding DEAD/DEAH box helicase: MKYNPHEYQSYATEFILSHPISAVFLEMGLGKSVITLSAIFDLCLDSFLVCKVLVIAPLRVARDTWPAEIKKWDHLKGLSYSVAVGTEKERIDALKKQSTVYIINRENVDWLVHKSGIPFHFDMVVIDELSSFKSYGAKRFKSLLKVRPSVKRIVGLTGTPSSNGLMDLWAEFRILDLGQRLGRYISHYRNTYFKPDKRNAQIIFSYKPLPGAEEEIYKQISDITISMKSTDYLKMPEYVSNEVFVTLSEKEWKVYSDFKEDMVANLGDEEIDAVNAAVLSGKLLQMANGAVYDSENKAHVIHEKKLDALEDLIEGANGKPVLVAYWYKHDLERIKERFPVRQIQSSKDIENWNDGKIPIAVIHPASAGHGLNLQSGGSTLIWFGLTWSLELYQQTNARLYRQGQKNTVIVHHIITKNTIDEDVLLALTKKEKTQDALIDAVKANLEVMR, encoded by the coding sequence GTGAAATACAATCCACATGAATACCAAAGCTATGCTACTGAATTCATTTTATCCCATCCCATATCGGCTGTATTTCTTGAAATGGGTTTAGGTAAAAGTGTGATTACCTTATCCGCCATATTTGATCTGTGTTTGGATAGCTTTCTCGTTTGCAAGGTGTTAGTCATTGCTCCTTTAAGAGTAGCAAGAGATACATGGCCTGCTGAAATAAAAAAGTGGGATCACTTAAAAGGACTCTCTTATTCGGTGGCAGTAGGAACAGAAAAAGAAAGAATCGATGCCCTCAAGAAACAATCAACGGTATACATCATCAATCGTGAGAACGTGGATTGGTTGGTTCATAAAAGTGGTATTCCTTTTCATTTTGATATGGTGGTCATTGATGAATTGTCATCCTTTAAGTCCTATGGTGCAAAGCGGTTTAAGAGTCTACTCAAAGTTAGACCCTCTGTAAAAAGAATAGTTGGTCTTACCGGCACTCCCTCCAGTAATGGATTGATGGATTTATGGGCAGAGTTTCGCATTCTTGATTTGGGTCAAAGGCTTGGACGCTACATCAGCCATTATCGAAACACCTATTTTAAGCCAGATAAGAGAAACGCACAGATTATATTTTCTTATAAACCACTGCCAGGTGCAGAAGAGGAAATCTACAAACAAATATCGGACATCACTATTTCTATGAAATCTACCGATTATCTCAAGATGCCTGAATATGTCAGTAATGAAGTGTTTGTCACTTTAAGTGAAAAAGAATGGAAAGTCTATTCAGATTTTAAGGAAGACATGGTTGCTAACTTAGGTGATGAAGAAATTGATGCTGTTAATGCGGCAGTCCTTTCTGGAAAACTGTTACAGATGGCAAATGGTGCAGTATACGATAGCGAAAATAAAGCTCATGTGATTCATGAAAAAAAGCTAGATGCCTTGGAAGATTTAATCGAAGGAGCAAATGGGAAACCGGTCCTTGTTGCTTATTGGTATAAGCATGATTTAGAACGGATTAAAGAGCGATTTCCGGTAAGGCAAATTCAGTCATCAAAGGATATTGAGAATTGGAATGATGGCAAGATACCCATTGCTGTTATTCATCCAGCTAGTGCAGGTCATGGTCTTAATCTTCAAAGCGGAGGTTCAACGCTTATCTGGTTTGGTCTGACCTGGTCACTAGAGCTGTATCAGCAAACCAATGCAAGACTATATAGGCAGGGTCAAAAGAATACAGTTATTGTTCACCACATTATCACCAAAAACACCATCGATGAAGACGTACTGCTTGCACTCACAAAAAAGGAGAAAACTCAAGATGCCTTGATTGATGCGGTAAAGGCGAATTTAGAGGTGATGCGATGA
- the metK gene encoding methionine adenosyltransferase has translation MKKYRTCESVCKGHPDKLCDLISDSILDACLRKDKSSRVACEVMATKGHIIVAGEITCSKRIDIRGVVRRVLTEVGYNPRKFLVFVYVHQQSKDIAGGVDRPLESREGDTSWYSMLGAGDQGTVYGYATNETSEKLPLPLVLSHAICEKLDKVMKNGVIKDIGPDGKAQVTVEYEDDKPKRIKTIVVSVQHSADKDLDVLRNEVIAQVLWPVFEKYPFDDETEILINPSGRFVEGGPAADTGLTGRKIMVDTYGGLAAHGGGAFSGKDPTKVDRSGAYMARAIAKNIVRCSFAKRCQVAISYAIGKADPVALEIDTFGTGTVEESILCRAVLDVFNLRPAAIIEKLKLTDVIYADTATYGHFRYGLSTWEFLDCYTELREAVNKYVD, from the coding sequence ATGAAAAAATATAGAACGTGCGAAAGTGTCTGTAAAGGTCATCCCGATAAATTATGTGACCTTATTTCAGATAGCATTTTAGATGCGTGTTTAAGAAAAGATAAATCCTCTCGTGTTGCTTGCGAGGTGATGGCTACCAAAGGACACATCATTGTTGCCGGTGAGATTACCTGTTCAAAGAGAATTGATATCAGAGGTGTTGTTCGCCGTGTTCTGACGGAGGTGGGCTACAATCCAAGAAAGTTTTTAGTCTTTGTCTACGTACACCAGCAAAGTAAAGATATCGCAGGTGGTGTGGATAGGCCCTTGGAATCTCGTGAGGGTGATACGTCATGGTATTCCATGTTAGGTGCTGGTGACCAAGGCACCGTTTATGGCTATGCCACCAATGAAACTAGTGAGAAACTACCTCTCCCCTTAGTCTTATCCCATGCCATTTGCGAAAAGCTAGATAAGGTGATGAAGAATGGCGTGATTAAAGATATTGGTCCAGATGGTAAGGCTCAAGTCACTGTGGAGTATGAAGATGATAAACCGAAACGAATTAAGACCATCGTTGTTTCTGTTCAACACAGTGCAGATAAAGATTTAGATGTTTTAAGAAATGAAGTCATTGCTCAGGTACTGTGGCCAGTCTTTGAAAAATATCCATTTGACGATGAGACTGAGATCCTTATTAATCCAAGTGGACGATTTGTTGAAGGAGGGCCTGCAGCAGATACTGGTCTTACGGGAAGAAAAATCATGGTTGATACCTATGGCGGACTCGCCGCTCATGGTGGCGGTGCATTTTCGGGTAAAGACCCGACAAAAGTTGACCGCAGTGGTGCCTATATGGCAAGGGCGATTGCGAAGAATATCGTTCGATGTAGCTTTGCTAAGCGATGCCAGGTAGCGATTTCCTATGCCATTGGAAAAGCAGATCCTGTTGCTCTTGAGATTGATACCTTTGGAACAGGTACGGTTGAGGAAAGTATCCTTTGCCGTGCTGTTTTAGATGTATTCAATCTAAGACCTGCAGCCATTATCGAAAAGCTAAAGCTGACGGATGTTATTTATGCAGATACAGCTACTTACGGTCATTTCAGATATGGCTTAAGCACGTGGGAATTTTTAGATTGCTATACAGAACTAAGGGAGGCGGTAAACAAATATGTTGATTGA
- a CDS encoding site-specific DNA-methyltransferase, which translates to MLIEKKNTKDLIPATYNPRKDLKPGDAEYDKLKRSIEQFGYVEPVIWNKVTGHVVGGHQRLKVLMDMGITEVECVIIEMDEEKEKALNIALNKISGAWDKDKLALLISDLQGVDFDVSLTGFDPKELDDLFKDTLKDGIHDDDFDVETELKKPAISKLGDIWTLGRHRLICGDSTKEETYDVLMNKKKANLCVTDPPYNVNYEGTAGKIKNDHMGNDAFYQFLLDAFINIEEVLADDASIYVFHADTEGFNFRKAFSDAGFYLSGCCIWKKDSLVLGRSPYQWQHEPVLFGWKKKGKHQWYTGRKETTIWEFDKPKRNGDHPTMKPIPLLAYPVLNSSMTNTIVLDPFGGSGSTLIACEQSERICYTAELDEKFCDVIIKRYIEQVGTSTNVSVQRDGLSYNYDELEVADG; encoded by the coding sequence ATGTTGATTGAAAAGAAGAACACAAAAGACCTCATCCCTGCAACATACAATCCTCGTAAAGATTTAAAACCTGGTGATGCAGAATACGATAAATTAAAACGATCCATTGAACAATTTGGTTATGTAGAGCCGGTTATCTGGAATAAGGTGACCGGCCATGTTGTCGGTGGGCATCAAAGACTGAAGGTTCTCATGGATATGGGTATCACAGAAGTCGAGTGTGTCATCATCGAGATGGACGAAGAGAAAGAAAAAGCACTTAACATCGCACTCAATAAAATCAGCGGTGCTTGGGACAAGGATAAACTGGCCCTTTTAATTTCAGATTTACAAGGTGTAGATTTTGATGTTTCCCTAACTGGATTTGACCCTAAAGAACTGGATGACTTATTTAAGGACACATTGAAAGATGGTATCCACGATGATGACTTTGATGTGGAGACAGAACTAAAAAAGCCTGCCATCAGCAAGCTTGGTGACATCTGGACGCTTGGCAGACACAGGCTTATCTGTGGTGACTCCACCAAAGAAGAAACCTATGATGTGCTGATGAATAAAAAGAAGGCAAACTTGTGTGTAACAGATCCTCCCTACAATGTGAATTATGAAGGCACTGCAGGAAAGATTAAAAATGACCATATGGGAAATGATGCCTTCTACCAGTTCCTCTTAGATGCCTTTATCAACATCGAAGAAGTTCTGGCAGACGATGCCTCCATCTATGTATTTCATGCCGACACCGAAGGATTTAATTTTAGAAAAGCTTTCTCGGATGCCGGTTTTTATTTGTCTGGCTGTTGTATCTGGAAAAAGGACTCCCTTGTACTGGGGCGTTCTCCTTATCAATGGCAGCACGAACCTGTGCTGTTTGGCTGGAAAAAGAAAGGCAAGCATCAGTGGTATACGGGCAGGAAAGAAACCACCATCTGGGAATTTGATAAGCCGAAGAGAAATGGAGACCATCCTACGATGAAACCTATCCCTCTGCTCGCCTATCCGGTTTTGAACTCCTCGATGACTAACACCATTGTGCTAGATCCTTTTGGCGGCAGTGGTAGCACCTTAATTGCTTGTGAACAATCAGAGCGTATTTGCTACACTGCAGAATTAGATGAGAAGTTTTGCGATGTCATTATCAAACGCTACATTGAACAGGTCGGAACTTCTACCAATGTCAGCGTCCAAAGGGATGGGCTGAGCTACAACTATGATGAACTGGAGGTTGCTGATGGATAA
- a CDS encoding DUF1492 domain-containing protein — protein sequence MKAKEYLHQAYRLDKRIQSNIEEMERLRELSTSVSSPSWGERIQTQRHTDALFVRYLERIEELQIKINDEVDHLVALKAEIRDVINKVTDIDERMVLRYRYVHNFTWEQIGDELNADKSTIRRWHGNALNHVVVPENPIVIQMLNSNEHF from the coding sequence ATGAAAGCAAAAGAATATTTACATCAAGCCTACAGGCTAGATAAACGAATACAATCAAACATTGAGGAAATGGAAAGGCTAAGGGAGTTATCGACCAGTGTTTCCTCCCCTAGCTGGGGCGAGAGAATACAGACACAACGGCATACCGATGCTTTGTTTGTCAGATATCTGGAGCGAATTGAAGAACTTCAAATCAAGATTAATGATGAGGTGGATCACCTTGTAGCACTTAAAGCAGAGATTCGAGATGTGATTAATAAAGTAACGGATATCGATGAACGCATGGTGTTACGTTACCGTTATGTTCACAACTTTACTTGGGAGCAAATTGGTGATGAGCTAAATGCTGATAAGAGTACCATTCGCAGATGGCATGGCAATGCCTTAAATCATGTTGTCGTACCTGAAAATCCAATTGTTATTCAAATGTTGAACAGCAATGAGCACTTTTGA
- a CDS encoding DUF5049 domain-containing protein, translating into MTDKIKEQILAIRDTGLTNMFDVNAVQRIADEMEFYELVIFLEEEKTKYVKFILNGDED; encoded by the coding sequence ATGACAGATAAGATAAAAGAGCAGATTCTTGCCATTCGAGATACAGGCCTTACTAATATGTTTGATGTAAACGCAGTCCAAAGAATCGCAGATGAGATGGAATTTTATGAGCTGGTCATTTTTCTTGAAGAAGAAAAAACCAAGTATGTGAAGTTCATTTTAAACGGTGATGAAGATTAA
- a CDS encoding virulence-associated E family protein, whose product MKIAYGNSRMDKKWKNTDISWEDFCSRVKTTQRTTETVEEYRKMKKGGQDSIKDVGGFVGGHLKDGRRKKGNVLSRSMLTLDMDYGTSSIWGEICIFFPYQCCIYSTHKHTPENPRLRLIIPLSRDVGEDEYAAVSRMVAKEVGIDLFDDTTYEPERLMYWPSTSRNGVFVYEEKDGSLLDPDEFLNKYDDWRDTSTWPVSSRQSEVLDRSLKEQADPLSKEGVIGTFCRSYSVSTAIDTFLKDIYEPSVMVGRYDYIPADSSAGVILYDDKFAYSHHATDPASGRLLNAFDLVRIHKFGHLDDRATESTPPSKLPSFINMCEFAIQDDEVKAQFMKERMEQATIDFTEDNWQTALELDKQGKIKDTLDNIVLIIRNDSELESIAFNKHRDGIDARDGLPWEQMKGGWNDSDNAALKVYLSNKYGIYSPTKTKDAILAVAAERSYHPIKEYLDHLPEWDGTDRVETLLIDYFNATDNSYTRAVTRKMMVAAVTRIVHPGTKFDSVLILNGPQGIGKSTFFAKLAGDWFSDSLTLTDMKDKAGPEKLQGYWILELGELAGMRKTDVEVVKSFISRSDDKYRASYGVNVESHPRQCIIVGSTNAESGFLRDITGNRRFWPVRISGDGKRRAWQMSVYDVEQIWAETLVLYSQGEKLYLEGSDVELATNEQADAMESDEREGLVRTYLDTLLPDDWNALSLYERRNYLNGSEFGGESRVGTVERTLVCNMEIWCECFGRDASAMKPADSYAIAGIMKKINGWNKYQGNKNGTSNFPLYGRQRCYEKNE is encoded by the coding sequence ATGAAGATAGCATACGGCAACAGCCGAATGGATAAGAAATGGAAAAACACAGATATCAGCTGGGAGGACTTTTGCTCCCGGGTTAAGACCACACAGCGTACTACTGAAACCGTGGAAGAATACCGTAAGATGAAAAAGGGCGGACAGGATTCAATCAAAGATGTCGGCGGTTTTGTTGGCGGTCATTTAAAAGACGGCAGACGTAAAAAAGGTAATGTGCTGTCACGCTCCATGCTAACCCTTGATATGGACTATGGTACAAGTAGCATATGGGGTGAAATATGTATATTCTTTCCGTATCAGTGCTGTATCTATTCTACCCATAAGCATACCCCAGAAAATCCAAGGCTTAGACTAATCATTCCTCTCTCGCGTGATGTGGGAGAAGACGAATATGCCGCGGTCAGCCGTATGGTAGCAAAGGAAGTAGGCATCGATCTATTTGATGACACTACCTATGAACCGGAAAGATTGATGTATTGGCCGTCTACTTCAAGAAACGGTGTGTTTGTGTATGAGGAAAAAGATGGTTCTCTCCTTGATCCTGATGAATTTCTAAATAAATACGATGATTGGCGAGACACCAGTACTTGGCCCGTATCCTCTAGGCAGTCAGAAGTACTTGATCGCTCATTAAAAGAACAAGCCGATCCACTTTCAAAAGAGGGAGTTATCGGTACTTTTTGTCGTAGCTACTCAGTAAGCACTGCAATCGATACGTTCTTAAAGGATATATACGAGCCTTCAGTAATGGTTGGTCGCTATGATTATATCCCGGCTGACTCCAGTGCAGGGGTTATCCTCTATGATGATAAGTTTGCCTATTCTCACCACGCAACAGATCCTGCAAGTGGGAGGCTGCTTAATGCTTTTGACCTTGTTCGCATTCACAAGTTTGGTCATTTAGATGATCGAGCGACAGAAAGCACACCTCCAAGTAAACTCCCATCCTTTATCAATATGTGCGAATTTGCCATCCAAGACGATGAAGTAAAAGCACAGTTTATGAAAGAGCGGATGGAACAGGCAACAATCGATTTTACTGAAGATAACTGGCAGACAGCACTTGAGCTGGATAAGCAAGGAAAGATTAAGGACACCTTGGATAATATCGTTCTCATCATCCGTAACGATTCAGAACTAGAATCCATTGCTTTTAATAAGCACCGTGATGGAATCGATGCAAGAGACGGACTGCCTTGGGAACAGATGAAGGGCGGCTGGAATGATTCAGATAATGCAGCCCTTAAAGTTTATCTGTCTAATAAATATGGCATCTACTCCCCAACCAAAACAAAGGACGCAATACTAGCAGTCGCAGCAGAGCGATCCTATCATCCTATAAAAGAATACCTGGATCATCTACCAGAGTGGGATGGAACCGATCGCGTTGAAACCTTGCTGATTGATTATTTTAATGCAACAGATAATTCCTATACTAGAGCCGTTACCAGAAAAATGATGGTGGCAGCAGTCACTAGAATTGTTCATCCTGGTACGAAATTCGACAGCGTTTTAATTCTAAATGGACCACAAGGTATCGGTAAGTCTACCTTCTTTGCAAAACTAGCAGGCGATTGGTTTTCCGATAGTTTAACCCTCACCGATATGAAAGACAAAGCAGGCCCAGAAAAACTCCAAGGCTACTGGATCCTAGAACTGGGTGAACTAGCCGGAATGCGAAAAACTGATGTGGAGGTTGTGAAATCCTTCATCTCAAGGTCAGATGATAAGTATCGTGCAAGCTATGGTGTGAACGTTGAAAGTCACCCTCGTCAATGTATTATTGTCGGTTCTACCAATGCAGAGAGTGGATTTTTGCGAGATATCACTGGTAACCGTAGATTCTGGCCTGTGCGTATTAGTGGTGACGGTAAAAGAAGAGCATGGCAGATGTCCGTATACGATGTAGAGCAGATTTGGGCAGAAACTTTGGTGCTGTATAGCCAAGGTGAAAAGCTCTATTTAGAAGGCAGTGATGTAGAGTTAGCAACGAATGAGCAAGCAGATGCCATGGAAAGTGATGAGCGAGAAGGCCTTGTTCGCACTTACCTCGATACGCTGTTACCCGATGATTGGAATGCCCTGTCCTTATACGAGCGAAGAAATTACCTTAACGGTAGTGAATTTGGTGGGGAATCTCGTGTCGGTACGGTTGAACGTACGCTTGTTTGCAATATGGAAATTTGGTGTGAATGCTTTGGAAGGGATGCCTCCGCCATGAAGCCTGCGGACTCCTATGCCATTGCAGGAATTATGAAAAAGATTAATGGGTGGAACAAGTACCAAGGGAACAAGAATGGAACAAGTAATTTTCCCCTTTACGGTAGGCAACGTTGTTACGAGAAGAATGAGTAA
- a CDS encoding P27 family phage terminase small subunit produces MAKDGTARGGQRVGSGRKSKALTDKIADGRLNGAMILPEPTEIEGADVPAVKDYLKATQKNGKDLCAEDIYIETYKWLKDRSCEMLVNNQLIEQYAMSVSRWIQCEECISEYGFLAKHPTTSAAIASPYVAMSREYMKQVNQCWYQIYQIVKENCSVEFGGRSPQDDLMERLLSARKGK; encoded by the coding sequence ATGGCGAAAGACGGTACAGCAAGAGGCGGTCAGCGTGTGGGTTCAGGAAGAAAATCAAAGGCTCTAACCGATAAAATTGCTGACGGCAGATTAAATGGTGCCATGATCCTGCCAGAGCCAACGGAAATAGAAGGTGCAGATGTGCCGGCTGTAAAAGATTATTTAAAGGCTACTCAGAAAAATGGCAAAGACCTCTGCGCAGAAGATATTTATATAGAAACCTATAAATGGTTAAAAGATCGTAGCTGCGAAATGTTAGTAAACAACCAGTTAATCGAGCAGTATGCCATGAGCGTTTCTCGTTGGATTCAGTGCGAGGAATGTATTTCAGAATATGGATTTCTTGCAAAGCATCCAACCACTTCCGCTGCCATCGCATCACCTTACGTTGCGATGAGCCGTGAATACATGAAACAGGTCAACCAGTGTTGGTATCAGATTTACCAAATTGTAAAAGAAAACTGCTCTGTGGAGTTCGGTGGCAGAAGTCCACAAGATGATTTGATGGAGCGGTTATTATCTGCTCGGAAAGGAAAATAA
- the dcm gene encoding DNA (cytosine-5-)-methyltransferase produces the protein MDKLTLGSLFDGSGGFPLGGLISGITPVWASEIEPFPIRVTTKRLPFIKHYGDISTMDGSKIEPVDIITFGSPCQDLSIAGKRDGLDGKRSSLFYEAIRIVKEMRCATDGKKPRYIVWENVPGAFSSNKGEDFRCVLEGICHIKDETLSVPKIDKWKQAGTIVGDHFSLAWRVLDAQYWGVPQRRKRIFLVADFAGGGAGEILFKSEGLSGYSKESIRSWQGATSYIADSTGEAGTICLNDQGGNRMDVTEDITCTLRAKSNHPPCVMDTAVFDNHGKDTRFSGPIDVAPTISATYGTGGNNQPFVVENSKTYDVRFTSEGTVNARSNVYESDTARTIDTSGNAPDSNQGGIAVVESYGLQGSMIGRVDKNGPQGAGVNEELSFTLNTVDKHAVVYAIDRESFNCGQNYARNLGITEDGINSTLKAQGPSAVATPTYSSSKASFFTDAKEELANTLVATDYKDPPLINDNDGIDYTVRRLTPTECARLQGFPDWWCSDLGIETPTMDDLRIWYDIFETFRKATGAYTKPKTLKQITKWLKNPHSDSAEYKMWGNGVALPNVCFVLSGIVWFTQLEVKY, from the coding sequence ATGGATAAATTAACCCTTGGCAGTCTTTTTGATGGTTCAGGTGGTTTTCCTTTAGGCGGTTTAATTTCTGGTATTACCCCAGTATGGGCATCGGAGATTGAACCGTTTCCTATTAGGGTGACAACGAAAAGGCTGCCTTTTATAAAACATTACGGCGATATCTCAACCATGGATGGCAGTAAGATAGAACCGGTAGATATTATTACTTTTGGCTCACCTTGTCAGGATTTATCCATAGCAGGTAAGCGTGATGGCTTGGATGGTAAACGTTCAAGTCTTTTTTATGAGGCCATCCGAATTGTAAAAGAAATGAGGTGTGCTACAGATGGCAAAAAACCAAGATATATTGTCTGGGAAAACGTCCCTGGAGCCTTCTCATCAAACAAAGGAGAAGATTTCAGATGTGTCCTTGAAGGCATCTGCCACATCAAGGATGAAACCTTATCAGTTCCTAAGATTGATAAGTGGAAACAGGCAGGAACTATTGTGGGAGACCATTTTTCCCTTGCCTGGCGAGTGCTTGACGCTCAATACTGGGGAGTTCCCCAACGAAGAAAACGAATCTTCCTTGTCGCAGATTTTGCAGGTGGGGGTGCCGGAGAAATACTATTTAAGTCAGAAGGCTTGTCTGGGTATTCTAAGGAGAGCATCCGCTCGTGGCAAGGTGCTACCAGCTATATTGCAGACAGCACTGGAGAGGCAGGCACAATCTGCTTAAATGACCAGGGCGGCAATCGTATGGATGTGACAGAGGATATTACTTGTACCCTACGTGCTAAGTCAAATCATCCACCTTGTGTTATGGATACAGCTGTTTTTGATAATCACGGAAAGGATACTCGTTTTAGTGGGCCGATTGATGTTGCTCCTACGATTTCAGCGACCTATGGAACAGGCGGCAACAACCAACCATTTGTTGTAGAGAATTCTAAGACTTATGATGTGCGATTTACCTCGGAAGGAACTGTAAATGCTCGTTCCAATGTTTACGAGAGTGACACGGCAAGAACGATTGATACGTCAGGTAATGCACCGGACAGCAATCAAGGTGGTATTGCAGTGGTGGAATCTTATGGTTTACAAGGCTCTATGATAGGACGGGTAGATAAGAATGGACCTCAAGGTGCTGGTGTGAATGAAGAGCTTAGCTTTACTCTAAATACCGTAGATAAACACGCTGTGGTCTATGCCATTGATAGAGAGTCATTTAACTGCGGTCAAAACTATGCTAGAAACCTAGGAATTACTGAAGACGGAATTAATTCAACACTGAAGGCACAAGGCCCCAGTGCTGTTGCAACTCCTACCTATTCATCCAGTAAGGCATCGTTTTTTACAGATGCCAAAGAGGAACTGGCCAATACACTAGTTGCTACCGACTACAAAGATCCGCCACTTATCAATGATAATGACGGGATAGATTATACGGTGAGAAGACTAACTCCAACTGAGTGTGCAAGACTGCAAGGTTTTCCAGATTGGTGGTGCAGTGATTTAGGCATAGAGACCCCAACGATGGATGACCTTCGGATTTGGTATGACATTTTTGAAACATTCCGTAAAGCAACGGGAGCTTACACCAAACCTAAGACACTGAAGCAAATCACGAAGTGGCTTAAAAACCCTCATTCAGATTCTGCAGAATATAAGATGTGGGGTAATGGAGTAGCCCTGCCCAATGTATGTTTTGTCCTATCGGGCATTGTTTGGTTTACACAATTAGAGGTGAAATATTAA